The Verrucomicrobiota bacterium genome has a window encoding:
- a CDS encoding DUF6172 family protein: MKKVFPLEVEGKKAPRVIDSIKHEVNKYLKRERKKKLPEGVDYWDFDCRVGADSVSAESTHVTKISAAIDTIYGPGVPSVYVEILSKRGHRTRKDPTNRPIKKESKKP, from the coding sequence ATGAAAAAAGTATTCCCACTGGAAGTAGAAGGAAAGAAGGCGCCACGCGTGATCGACTCAATCAAGCACGAGGTCAATAAATACTTGAAACGTGAACGGAAAAAAAAGCTCCCCGAGGGCGTTGATTATTGGGATTTTGATTGTCGAGTCGGCGCAGATAGCGTTTCGGCCGAGTCTACTCACGTCACTAAAATCAGTGCGGCAATAGATACCATTTACGGGCCTGGCGTGCCATCCGTTTATGTAGAGATTCTTTCCAAACGAGGCCACCGAACCCGAAAGGATCCGACGAATAGGCCGATTAAGAAAGAGTCCAAAAAGCCTTAG